The Flavobacterium faecale genomic sequence TCCATAATAATAAGTATTACTAATCATTATCAGTAATAATGATTAATTTTTCTAATGATTTCAAAATGCCGAAATTTGTAGTAAATAAAATCAGTTATGTTTGAAGCACTTAAATCTCGCAATTTTAAATTGTTCTTTTACGGACAGTCTATTTCTGTAATAGGTACATGGTTGCAAAAAACAGCGGTAAGTTGGATGGTGTACAGTATCACTGGATCTGTTTTTCTACTAGGACTGGCTACTTTTTTAAGTATGATCCCATCGTTATTTCTTGCTCCTATCGCAGGTAGCATCATTGGCCGTTATGATAGACATCGTACAATGATTTTGTTGCAATCACTAGCCATGTTACAAGCGGGTGTAATGGCTTTGCTTATTTATTTAAAAATTTACAATATCACTTTTATTTTGGCTTTAAGCCTAATTCAAGGATTTATAAATGCATTTGACATGACCTGTCGTCAAACGATGATGGTTGACATTGTGGATGCCCCTAAAGATTTACCTAATGCTGTGGCGCTGAATTCAACCTTAACTAATTTTGCTAGAATCTCTGGCCCCGCTTTGGCAGGGATAATTCTACATCAGTACGGAGAAGATATTTGCTTCATTGGTAACTTCTTGAGTTATATTCCGGTTTTGATTTCGTTATCACTAATGCGCATTAAAAAAGTCACTAAACCCATGCTCCAAGTCAAAATGATGGATGATTTAGCTGCTGGTTTCAATTATGTAAAAAAAGAAGGTGACATGGCTCGAATGTTACTCATGCTTACTTGTAGCAGTTTATTTGTAATTTCGTTTAATACACTAATGCCCGTTTTTGCAAAAGACATTTTTAATGGAAATGCACAAACATTTAGTTGGTTTGAAAGTGCCGCGGGAATAGGGTCCATTGTTTCGGCTATTTATTTAGCCAACCTAAAATCGACCGCAAATATTCAAAAATTAATGCTTGGCGCCAGTATTTTATTAGGTTCAAGTATTCTAATCTTATCGTTTTCAACAAACCTGTTACTAACCTTAATTTGCATGGTCGCTAGCGGTATTGGTATGATGGGACAAACATCATCGGTAAATATTTATATCCAAACGACTAGCAGCTCGCAAATGCGTTCAAAAAGTATCAGTTACTACATGATGGCTTATCAAGGAATGATACCTGTAGGGAATTTAATTATAGGTTACCTATCACACGTTATTGGTACAAGAAGTACCGTTGCGTTTCAAGGGTTGATTTGTTTAGTTTCTGTAGCTATTTATATTTACTATGAAAAACATAGAAAATCTGAAGCGGCACTGTCTTGCCCATTAATCTATAAAGTTGAGAAAAAATGTTGCTAATTAAGATGTTGATCCGCCATGAAAAAAGTGTTCAAAAAAATAATGATGCGACTTCACTTTTTAATTTTAAATATTTCTAGTAAAACAACATCTAGATCATCGTCTAATCTTGCATAATTGCGTGCAGAACTGAAAAAATAGCACAGCCACCTTTTGTGATTTTTATAAAGAAAATTACTAGCTTCTTGTTATTTTATATTTTGCTGACATTATATCTTATTTTGTTTGCTTTACTTTGTAATCACGGATTGCAAGTCTGCGTTATCGGGTGACTACTACCATAGTTATTCGAAAGAAATATTTTCCAGAATAACTTCTTAAATAGTACTAGTCAAATAAAATTTAATGGCTTAAATAAGATCATTCATTGTCATATCACCTAAAAAACTGTCAGTATAACCATTCATGTTATTTTTTTAAAAAGCTAAGATTTAATAAAGTATATTTGAATATCATAAGGACTTTATACAATACCACTTCACTATAAAGTTCATTACTTTACACTATCAATTGAAGCCTTTTAATTGAAGGGTAAACCATTAATTTCAACTTTTAACGATGACCATTCAGCAGTATATTACCAAAATAACTATTTTATTTCAAACAGGCAACGCACGTGAACACTCCTACCGTGGTGATTTACAAAATTTAATAATGGCCATTTTACCAGATGTTTTGGTAACCAATGAACCCGCACGCGTAGCCTGTGGTGCACCTGATTATGTATTGACACGCAAAGATATTCCTGTTGGCTATATTGAAGCCAAAGACATTGGCGTTGATTTGGGTAGTAAAACTTTAAAAGAACAATTTGATCGCTACAAATCAGGGCTATCCAATTTGATTTTTACAGATTATATGGACTTTCATTTTTATAAAGACGGTCAGTTAATCACAAAAATTGCCATTGCAAAATTAGAAAATAGCAACATCATTCCGATTGAAGGTAATTTTAATGAGTTCACACACCTCATTCAAAATTTTGCCGAAGTCATTTCGCAATCCATAAAATCGCCAACTAAGTTGGCGCAAATGATGGCGGGAAAAGCACGGTTGATGGCTGATGTTATCGAAAAATCATTAAACCATGATGATGTTGAAAACACCCGATCACAATTAAAATCACAAATGCTATCGTTTCAACAAATGTTGATTCACGACATAGACAATAAAG encodes the following:
- a CDS encoding MFS transporter translates to MFEALKSRNFKLFFYGQSISVIGTWLQKTAVSWMVYSITGSVFLLGLATFLSMIPSLFLAPIAGSIIGRYDRHRTMILLQSLAMLQAGVMALLIYLKIYNITFILALSLIQGFINAFDMTCRQTMMVDIVDAPKDLPNAVALNSTLTNFARISGPALAGIILHQYGEDICFIGNFLSYIPVLISLSLMRIKKVTKPMLQVKMMDDLAAGFNYVKKEGDMARMLLMLTCSSLFVISFNTLMPVFAKDIFNGNAQTFSWFESAAGIGSIVSAIYLANLKSTANIQKLMLGASILLGSSILILSFSTNLLLTLICMVASGIGMMGQTSSVNIYIQTTSSSQMRSKSISYYMMAYQGMIPVGNLIIGYLSHVIGTRSTVAFQGLICLVSVAIYIYYEKHRKSEAALSCPLIYKVEKKCC